The Candidatus Neomarinimicrobiota bacterium genomic interval AGTCTTTCAACCACGATGGTCCCGAACGCCGCAGCCGGAGTGATCGATCTCTCTTCCGTGTGAATAGAGTAGGCTCGAAGGAGTTCGCCCAGACGGAGAGGGAGAATCGCGTTCCCAAAGTAACCTATCATGGTGGTTGAGAAAAGGGGCCGCAGCCCGACAGATTTGAGGGGTCGCATGAGGATCTGCCATCTCACCGTGCGGATCCAAACACTGAATACCAGCAAAGCGACACCAAGAAGAATCCACTTTCCGTTCGCCCGAATAAGAACACCGCGGAGAGTAGAAGGATCGAACTTGTGGAAGGCGATGTACAAACCCAGAATGGTCAAAGAGAGTCCGAATATCATTCGTCTCATGGCCGATCCGCTATTCCCTGAGGTCGATCATTTCACTTCCGTTAAGAGAGGCATTGATCAAATCGTCTGGACGGGGGAGCGTTTCGGAATCTACGATCTCGATGACCACGCTCATATCTTCGCCTGCCTTCGCACGAATCAAAACGGGTGTCCACTCCCTTTTGTCCACGGATATGTCTAACTCTTCAAAACCGATGAGAGTTTCATTCCTGAGTTTCAAAAGGAGGGTGGAATCTGAATCGGATCGTGATTCAAGAACCGAAAATTCGTTCAGTTCCCCGAGAAGAACCGAAAACACGTTTCCGGGGTCACGACGGTCAAAATCGTCTATGATTACCTGGTCCGTTTCCCGAAACCAGGACATCACCACAGATCCTTTAATAAGAATCTCCTGCTCCGGCAAGGTGAACCGGAGATAGTCCCGTCCGAGGATCTGAAGCATTCCGTCACCTTTCCATACATCCTCTCCCACAGTGTAGTACCATCGAATGGTGAATTGTCTCCCACGGGGATCCCAGAGGAACGATTTCACATTTTCCAGAACCTCATTCTCACTGGTCTGGAACCCATGGGAACCTGGCCCATCGTTCTGAAATCCGCAAACCAGAGATAATGTGAAGGTAAGAAAGAGAAGAACCCGGCGGCTAAGTTCCATCATCATCCAGGGCCTGGAGGTAGGAATCATCGACGAGTACTTCCCGAGCCTTGCTGCCGGTGAAAGGTCCCACGATCCCTACCTGTTCCATCTCGTCGATCAGTCTGGCCGCCCGGGCATACCCGACGCGCAAGCGTCGCTGGAGCAGAGAGATGGAACCTTGCTGGTGGACAACCACAAGGCGGACGGCGTCCTTGAAAAGTTCATCGTGGGACAACGCTTCCTCGCCCGCACCTCCCTCTTCTGACAGTTGGATCCTGGAACTCTGCAGGGTGATCTCCTGGGAGGTAGGCTGCTGATTGATGAAGTCTACAATCCGGTTTGTTTCAGCCAGAGACACAAGCGAGCTGTGCAGACGTATGGGTGCGGATGAAGCGGGAGGGAGAAACAACAAATCCCCTTTTCCCAGCAACTTTTCGGCACCGTTGGTGTCTATGATCGTCCTGGAGTCGACTTTGGTTGCCACCTGAAAAGCGATACGGGCGGGAAAGTTCGCCTTTATCACGCCTGTGATGACGTCGACCGAGGGTCTCTGGGTTGCCAGCACCAGATGAATTCCGACGGCTCTCGACAGTTGGGCCAGACGGGCGATTGATACCTCCACTTCCTTGGGCACCCGCAACATTAGGTCCGCGAGTTCATCGATGATGACCACGATGAAGGGCATCGGTTCCAGTTTTTTGTCACTGGCGGCTTTCTGGTGGTAATCGTTGATGTTCCGCACCAGTGAATCGGCAAGTACATCATATCGGCGACTCATTTCGTGTTCCACTGACCGGAGTGCCATTACTGCGTTCTCCGGAGTTGTGATGATGTACTCATCGCTATCCTCACTGGCGATCAGATGGTGCCGGTCAAGAGAGCTGTAAGCAGCCAGCTCGAGCCTTTTCGGATCAATGAGAAGGAAACGGACCTCATCCGGCGTTGCTCGGAAGAGAAGGCTCGTGATAATCGTATGGATGCAGACAGACTTCCCGGAACCGGTGGTTCCCGCAATGAGGAGGTGAGGTAACTCGTCCAGCTTTATCACGTAGTGCTCGCCACTCGTCGTTTTTCCCAGAGCTACCGTCAACTTCGAGGAGGAAGTAAGGTATTTCTCGGAAGTTATGACCGATCGCAAATAGACGATGGAGGGATTTTCATTGGGGATTTCAATTCCCACAGAAGCCTTGCCGGGGATGGGGGCGATTACCCTCACCCTCGACGCCTTCATAACCCGGGCAAGATCGTCGGACAGCTGGACAAACTTGTTGACCCTGACGCCCTCTGCAGGCTCCACCTCGAAAAGTGTGATGATGGGGCCGGGGGATATGTTTACCACCTTCCCTTCCACCCCGAACGTCAGAAGCGACTGCAGAAGAAAATTTGCCTTTTCCACCAGCTCCTCATGGGAAGCGCTGGGTGTGATATCTTCACGCTTTTGGAGTAAACTTGCGGGGGGGAGAAGATACCGTTTCGCCGTGCTCTCCAGTTGAGAATCCAGATCCGCCTCGTCTTCCATGACTTCTTCGCCTATGACATAATCTTCGTCGGAAGACGGGTGTTCTCCCTCCGGAGTCTCGTGTCTCCCGGGTTCCTCAGTTCCCTCGACCCCGGAAACGGAAACCTGGGGGAATTCCTCCCCGGTGGCTTCCGCCTCTCCCACCTCAGAAAGTTCCTCCTCCTTCCGCTGATCAAGCTGAACAAGAAGATCCTCTGTATGTTGCCGCTTCTCCCCCTCTTTTTTCTTATCGATGGCTTTATCCTTTACCCTCTTCCGGAACGCAGACCAGGCCCGTGACATTTTTTCAACGGGAGAGTAGACGCTCCATTGGAAGTAGCCAAGGATCAGAAGGAGTCCTCCCGCCACGAGCAGGAGCGACGATACTACCGTTCCCACGAAATCGTGCATGAATTTCGCCACCACACCACCAACGAGCCCGGCATATCGGTAGCTTGAAATTCCCGTCATTCCCTCCGATACGGCGGGAAGACCGAGGGCAACCGAGGTGATAAAGGCGAGTCCGAATATATGGAGCGTCACTCGAGTTAATTCCTTGAGAGAATTCCTGCTGATAAGCCACCAACCCCAAATCAACCCCAGGAGAGGAAACACGAAAGAAACATAGCCGATGGTCATCTTTACGAGAGCGTGGGCAACGTACACGCCCACAATCCCCGTTTTGTTCGAGATGGCGACTTGGGGTGAGACGGTAGGCTCCTCCGAGGGGTCGTACGAGATGAGACTCAGGAGTACAAAAAGCGACAGGACTATGAGAAGAATCCCCACTATTTCTGTCCTGCGTTTTCTCATTGTACTACCCCTGTCAAGTACGGAAACGATCGTCGTTACCGCTAGTTGACGGTTCCTTTCTTCCAGAAAGGCGCTCTTATAACTTCAGCATGGATCGATCTTCCACGGATTGACACTTCAATTGGCGTGCCCGGTCGGGACGCATCTTTTCTAACATACGCCATTCCAATCCCTCTTCGAAGAGAAGGTGAATAGCACCCGCTTGTAACCGTTCCTATCTCCTCCCCTTTCGCCGAAAGGATGTACCCCTTTCTGGGTATCCCGACTTCAGTCATTTCGAAGCCCACCAACCTTCGTGCGGGGCCCTCTTTTCTCACATTCAGAATCGCTTTCTTGCCGACAAAATCACCCTTCTCGGGCTTCGTTATCCATCCAAGGCCAGCTTCCAGGGGGTTGGTGGTCTCGTCGATGTCATTTCCGTATAGACAGTACTTCATTTCCAAACGAAGCGTATCGCGTGCCCCGAGACCGATAGGTCGAATCCCAATGGCACTACCCGCTGCCAGGATTCCATCCCAGACCCTTTTGGTTCCGTCTTCCTTGATGTAGAGTTCAAATCCGAGCTCACCTGTATAACCCGTCCTGGCGCACAAGACTTCGACACCATCCAGGGCAAGAGTCTTGTGCTGGTAGTATTCCAGAGTATTGAGTGGTTCCGGAACAGTGGTGAGACGGGTAAGGAGCTCTCTCGATTTCGGCCCCTGAACAGCGATCAGAGTAGTTTCCCTGGAAACATCCACCAGTCGAGTATCTCTCTGCATATGCTCCTTGAGCCAGTGGAAGTCCTTTTCAATATTGACTGCGTTCGCCACCAGCAGATATCCATTGTCCAGTCGGTAGAGAACACAGTCATCAATGATTCCGCCGTCCTCGAGACACATGGCTGTATACTGAGCCTGACCCTGGGTCACCTCTGAGACGTCGTTGATGGTCATTTTCTGAAGAAACGCTTTTGCTCCCGGACCCGAAATCTCCAGTTCTCCCATGTGCGAAAGGTCAAACACACCCACGCTGGATCTCACGGCCGTGTGCTCCTCGATGATGCCCGAGTACTGAAGGGGCATTTCAAATCCGGCGAATGGAATCATCCTTGCGCCCAGATCCAGATGTTTTTCGTAAAGGAAAGTCCGTTTCACTCCATGGGCCATTTCCCATCCGGACCGACGGTGATCAGGTCTCAAAATAGTCCTTTAGCAGAGTCAGCCCCGTTCGGATACCTTCCGGATCAATCCCCGAATAGGCAAATCGAACATAGAATTCCGTTTCATCGGGCAAAGGTCGGCCGAAGTGGTTTCTCGTGCAAATCGCCACTCCCGTTTCCTTGAGAATGGCGGTCTGAAATTGCCCGACGTCGTCAATGTTCTTCCCCGCCATCACCTCCGAAACGTTTGGATAGAGATAGAACGTGGAGTTCGGGACAATGAGTCTAATTCCCTTAATATTCTTGAGTCTTTCCGCGGCCAGGTTTCTCCTTTCCCTGAGCGCCGATAGTATGCCGGTGGATCCATCCTGGGGACCGGTGAGAGCTTCGATCATGGCCCACTGAATGAAATGGTTGGTGCACGATTCATCGTTCACGTTCATTTGAGAGATGATTTCTATCACTTCCCGCGGTCCCACGGCTGCACCGATTCGCCACCCGGTCATCGCGAATTTCTTGGAGAATGTATACAGAATGACGGTTTTTTCCGCCATTCCTGGAATAGATACGATGGATTGTGGTGTCCCGGAATACCGGATCTCAAAATAGGCTTCGTCCGCGAGTACCCACAAATCATGTTCAAAAGCAATTTCTGCCAGCGCTTCCATTTCGTCTCTGGTTGATTCGGCACCCGTAGGGTTCTGGTAGTTATTGTAGATGAAAACCCGTGTCTTCGGCGTGATTTTCGATCGAATCTCATCCATATCGATGGAAAACCGGCCGTCCACTTCGTGAAAGGTGTACGGCACTGCCCTCCCCCCGTGGAATTCGATCTGGGACTCGTAAATGGGATACCCCGGGTTGGGATACAGAGCTTCGTCCCCTCGATTCATGAGGGCCATTATGAATTTCCCGATCACGGGTTTTCCACCCGGCTGGATGACAACGTTACCGGATTCGAAGGTGACTCCGCGTCTCCGTCCCACATCGTCAGCAAGGATGTGTCGCAGTGGGGGAATCCCCGCCGGGGGGCAGTATCCCGTCTTTCCATCGCTGATCGCCCTGTTCATGGCATCCACGATATTCTGCGGTGTTGGGATATTGATGTCCCCGAGATGAAAAGGGAAGACTTCATGTCCTTCCGCCTCCCAATGCGCGGCCTGCCGCAACACGTCGAACGCTGATTCCGTTCCAAGTCGCTCAAGTCGATTAGCAAATCGCATCTTATCTCTTCAAGCCTTGGACAGGGCCATCCGAACAATCGATTCAAGATTTCCCTTGAATTCTCCGTCCTGTCTCATTCTCGAAAGAATCTTGAATGCCCTGGACCGAGGGATACCGAGAGAAGAAAGGGCAGACAGAGCATCATTAAAGTCATCCGACTCTTCTTCGGCGGCTCCCACCATCCGTTCGAAATCCGTGGGAACGAATTTCTCTTTCAGCTCAACAATGATTCTTCTGGCGGTTTTCGGGCCGATACCAGGCAGGGCTGTGAGGGCATCCACATCGTCAGAGACGATACGCCGCTTGAAATCATCGGGAGTCGCCCCGGAGAGGATTCCCACGGCAAGCTTGGGCCCTATCTTGGTGACACCGATCAACATTTTGAAAAGTGCGAGTTCATCTTTCGAGAGAAACCCATAGAGGTCAAGAGCATCCTCCCTCACGTTGAGATAGGTTAAGATCTCCACGGGCTGATTCACCTCGGGAAGTTTGTCGTACGTGGGAAGGGGAATGGTGATATGGAAGGAGAGGCCGCCTAAATCCAGAACCACGCTCGTTGGCGTCTTCTCTTTAATTCTCCCCTTTATGGAATGAATCAACGGCTACGCACGCCTTATCTGGTTCAGGTGACAGAGTGCTGCAGCCAGGGCATCTGTGATGTCAAATTCTTTCGGTGCGTCGCTTAGCGAGAGTATCGATTTAACCATATATTGAACCTGCTCCTTTGATGCGTTTCCATTCCCTACGACGGAGAGCTTAATCTTGCGCGGAGCGTACTCAAAACAATCCAGATCCTGGTGCGTCGCTGCGAGGAGAGCGACGCCTCTGGCCTGTCCCAGAACGAACGCCGTCCGGGCATTCTTGCCGAAAAAAGCTTCCTCTATGGCCATCTCCTGTGGATGAAAGCGGTCGATGACCTGGTATAAGCCGTCATAAATATGGGCCAGGCGTTGGTATGTGTTCTTTTTCGCTGGCGGTGAGAGAGTACCGTAAGTGACGACCTCGGGGTCAGACTCACCCTCCTCCACGATCCCGTATCCTGTCGTGGTAATCCCCGGATCGATGCCAATGACCTTTCTCACCTACCGCTCCTCAACCATCAGGGCGTCCTCAACATCAAAATTGGAGGAGACGGACTGGACATCGTCGTGGTCCTCCAGTTCATCCATGAGACTGAGCAACATTCTGGCGTCGTTGCCCTCAACTCTGACCGTATTCGTTGGAATCATGGCTAACTCCGCACTTTTCACCACAAAACCACGCCGTTGAAGCTCGTCTCTGATGGAATTAAGGTTTTCGGGTGACGAGGTTATCTCAAACACGTCGTCCGTTTCTTCAACATCATCGCCTCCCTCCCTCATGACCGCTTCCAGCAGCGATGCCTCATCAACTCCGTCTTTGTCGACAGTTATGAAACCCCCCTTGTAAAATACCCATGAAACGCATCCTTGCTCCCCAAGATTGCCCCCATACTTTGCCATAAGATGTCTCAGATCCGCGACAGTACGGTTCCGGTTGTCCGTCGTTACGAAAATCATGATGGCAACGCCCCCTGGGCCGTATCCTTCAAATAGTGCCTCTTCATACGTAACTCCCGGAAGCTCACCGGTACCCCGTTGAATGGCTTTCTTGACGTTTTCTGCAGGCATATTGGCTGCCTTGGCTGCAAAGACTGCCTGCCGAAGTCTCGAATTGGAGTCCTGATCCCCACCTCCCAGGCGGGTTGCCACGGTAATCTCCCTGATGAGCTTGGTGAAGACTTTCCCCCGCTTTTGATCCAGGACGGCCTTCTTCCGCTTTATTTGAGCCCACTTTGAGTGCCCGGACACCTGTCTACTCCGCAATATCCCAACGGGTGAAAAGACGACCCAAACGTACCGCGGGAGATCTGGTTGTGGGGATCATTCGTGTTTCCCGAGAAGAGAGCATACAATGATCAAGATAACAGAACAATTCAGCAGAAAATTTAGTCAGGCTCCGAGTCGAGGACAACCCTTTTCCCGACGGTGGAAAGCATGACCTCATTCCTCAACAACGTCCAAGGGGCTGCGAATATCCTCAAGGTCTTTTTCCATAACATGGGTGTAAATCTTCGTCGTCTTTACATTCGCATGTCCCATTAACTCTTGAACCTCACGAATATTGACCCCATTCTCCAACAGGTGGGTGGCAAAACTGTGACGAAAGGTGTGACAGCTGACCCGTTTCTCAATCCCGGCACGGGCAACGGCGGTCTTGACGGCTTTCTGCAATCCCGATTCCAATACGTGGTGCCTGCGTGTGGTGCCCGTACGTGGGTCTTCGCTGAATTTCTTGCCGGGGAATACGTACTGCCAGACAAATTCTCTGGTGGCATTGGGGTATTTTCTTGCCAGTGCAAAAGGAAGATAGGTTTCACCGTATCCTGCTACTAAATCCTCCTCATGCAATTGTTTTACTCCAGCCAGGTGCGTTCTTAGCTCTTCCTGGACAGATCGTGGAAACAGGGTAAGCCGGTCTTTGCCACCCTTGGCAGCCCTTGCATAGATTCTGTTCCTTTCAAAATCGAGGTCTCCAACCCGTAGGCGAATACACTCCATTAACCGGAGACCGCCTCCGTAGAGAAGCTTTGCCATGATCGAATGCGTTCCCTGCATTTGATCTAGGACCGTCACCACTTCCTCCTGGGTCATTACGGTGGGAAGGTGACGATGTCTTTTAGCTCTGACGGGTTCTATTGATTTGCTGACTGGAATATCAAGAACCTGTCGATATAGGAAAACAATGGCATTGAGGGCCTGTCTTTGAGTGGATGCGGAGACATTCCTATTCACTGCCAGATGGCTTAAAAACGCCTCAATTTGATGCTTGCCCATTTCACGGGGATGTTTCTTACTGCCATGGAATTTCACATATCGTACAATCCAGTCACAGTAGGTTCTCTCGGTACGGTAAGCGTAATGATGATACCGCATGACCTGGCGGATCTGATCCATCAACCTCATGTTGGGGTCGGGCGTGAATTCTGGTGGGGTTTTATTCTTGTTTTTCATAGGATTATCTCTCTAAACTACATCATAATAGATACATTCGTTGCATATGTGGAAAGGTAGAACAGAATTTTCCACACTTGCAACGGTAATAGGGGAATATATGGAACATTCTTCCAGCTATAAGGCCAATATAATAGAAATCTGTCCATATATTGACACTGTTATATGTCATAGGTAATACAATGATTGATTGGATAATTGAAAACAAGGAGTGGCTTTTCTCTGGTATTGGTGTACTTCCTGTAGCAGTAATTATGCCTAAATTAATTACATTGATTAGAAAGAAATTGACTCAACCAGAATCAAAGGCAGACTTAGAAATTCAAGTTCCATCGTTATTGAGTAAAACTCGGGCTCAAGACGAGTCTTACAAGGCACAAGACTCACAAGATGAAAGCAAACCCACAATCCTTGATCGCAATGAACTCTCTCCTGGACGGATACTGGAAGTTCTTGAGAACACTCCTCCTCTTCAACACCAAGATATCATAAAACACTATATAGGCATGCCAGTTGATTGGGACGTAGCATTCTTCTCTGCTCGTAAACAAAAGGATGGTATGATTCGATTAACTCTTTCTCACCCTGAGATAGGTGGCATTATCAGTTGTTCTGTAAGACTTTCTGAATATAAAGAAATTGCTGTTATGAAGAAAGGTGCTAAACTCCGTGTCACAGGTACAATTGCAGATATTAGCGACCCATGCTTCGACCTATCTGATGTTAAACTTCATATTAGTAGGTGACTTAAGAAACACATATAACAACTTGCTGCAGCCGACCGCCAAAGGCGGCGCCTGAGCTCAGGCGTTAGGTAAGTTCGGCAATATATTGGAGGCTTCATGCAAAAGTTCTTGATATGGTCTATTGTCATAGCCGCTGTCGGCTGCTCCAGCCCCGCACCGAATATCCAGCCTGAAACTGCCTCCACAGCACAG includes:
- a CDS encoding DNA translocase FtsK, giving the protein MRKRRTEIVGILLIVLSLFVLLSLISYDPSEEPTVSPQVAISNKTGIVGVYVAHALVKMTIGYVSFVFPLLGLIWGWWLISRNSLKELTRVTLHIFGLAFITSVALGLPAVSEGMTGISSYRYAGLVGGVVAKFMHDFVGTVVSSLLLVAGGLLLILGYFQWSVYSPVEKMSRAWSAFRKRVKDKAIDKKKEGEKRQHTEDLLVQLDQRKEEELSEVGEAEATGEEFPQVSVSGVEGTEEPGRHETPEGEHPSSDEDYVIGEEVMEDEADLDSQLESTAKRYLLPPASLLQKREDITPSASHEELVEKANFLLQSLLTFGVEGKVVNISPGPIITLFEVEPAEGVRVNKFVQLSDDLARVMKASRVRVIAPIPGKASVGIEIPNENPSIVYLRSVITSEKYLTSSSKLTVALGKTTSGEHYVIKLDELPHLLIAGTTGSGKSVCIHTIITSLLFRATPDEVRFLLIDPKRLELAAYSSLDRHHLIASEDSDEYIITTPENAVMALRSVEHEMSRRYDVLADSLVRNINDYHQKAASDKKLEPMPFIVVIIDELADLMLRVPKEVEVSIARLAQLSRAVGIHLVLATQRPSVDVITGVIKANFPARIAFQVATKVDSRTIIDTNGAEKLLGKGDLLFLPPASSAPIRLHSSLVSLAETNRIVDFINQQPTSQEITLQSSRIQLSEEGGAGEEALSHDELFKDAVRLVVVHQQGSISLLQRRLRVGYARAARLIDEMEQVGIVGPFTGSKAREVLVDDSYLQALDDDGT
- the gcvT gene encoding glycine cleavage system aminomethyltransferase GcvT, with the protein product MKRTFLYEKHLDLGARMIPFAGFEMPLQYSGIIEEHTAVRSSVGVFDLSHMGELEISGPGAKAFLQKMTINDVSEVTQGQAQYTAMCLEDGGIIDDCVLYRLDNGYLLVANAVNIEKDFHWLKEHMQRDTRLVDVSRETTLIAVQGPKSRELLTRLTTVPEPLNTLEYYQHKTLALDGVEVLCARTGYTGELGFELYIKEDGTKRVWDGILAAGSAIGIRPIGLGARDTLRLEMKYCLYGNDIDETTNPLEAGLGWITKPEKGDFVGKKAILNVRKEGPARRLVGFEMTEVGIPRKGYILSAKGEEIGTVTSGCYSPSLRRGIGMAYVRKDASRPGTPIEVSIRGRSIHAEVIRAPFWKKGTVN
- a CDS encoding aminotransferase class I/II-fold pyridoxal phosphate-dependent enzyme, coding for MRFANRLERLGTESAFDVLRQAAHWEAEGHEVFPFHLGDINIPTPQNIVDAMNRAISDGKTGYCPPAGIPPLRHILADDVGRRRGVTFESGNVVIQPGGKPVIGKFIMALMNRGDEALYPNPGYPIYESQIEFHGGRAVPYTFHEVDGRFSIDMDEIRSKITPKTRVFIYNNYQNPTGAESTRDEMEALAEIAFEHDLWVLADEAYFEIRYSGTPQSIVSIPGMAEKTVILYTFSKKFAMTGWRIGAAVGPREVIEIISQMNVNDESCTNHFIQWAMIEALTGPQDGSTGILSALRERRNLAAERLKNIKGIRLIVPNSTFYLYPNVSEVMAGKNIDDVGQFQTAILKETGVAICTRNHFGRPLPDETEFYVRFAYSGIDPEGIRTGLTLLKDYFET
- the ruvA gene encoding Holliday junction branch migration protein RuvA — protein: MIHSIKGRIKEKTPTSVVLDLGGLSFHITIPLPTYDKLPEVNQPVEILTYLNVREDALDLYGFLSKDELALFKMLIGVTKIGPKLAVGILSGATPDDFKRRIVSDDVDALTALPGIGPKTARRIIVELKEKFVPTDFERMVGAAEEESDDFNDALSALSSLGIPRSRAFKILSRMRQDGEFKGNLESIVRMALSKA
- the ruvC gene encoding crossover junction endodeoxyribonuclease RuvC, with translation MRKVIGIDPGITTTGYGIVEEGESDPEVVTYGTLSPPAKKNTYQRLAHIYDGLYQVIDRFHPQEMAIEEAFFGKNARTAFVLGQARGVALLAATHQDLDCFEYAPRKIKLSVVGNGNASKEQVQYMVKSILSLSDAPKEFDITDALAAALCHLNQIRRA
- a CDS encoding YebC/PmpR family DNA-binding transcriptional regulator; translation: MSGHSKWAQIKRKKAVLDQKRGKVFTKLIREITVATRLGGGDQDSNSRLRQAVFAAKAANMPAENVKKAIQRGTGELPGVTYEEALFEGYGPGGVAIMIFVTTDNRNRTVADLRHLMAKYGGNLGEQGCVSWVFYKGGFITVDKDGVDEASLLEAVMREGGDDVEETDDVFEITSSPENLNSIRDELQRRGFVVKSAELAMIPTNTVRVEGNDARMLLSLMDELEDHDDVQSVSSNFDVEDALMVEER
- a CDS encoding integron integrase, with the translated sequence MKNKNKTPPEFTPDPNMRLMDQIRQVMRYHHYAYRTERTYCDWIVRYVKFHGSKKHPREMGKHQIEAFLSHLAVNRNVSASTQRQALNAIVFLYRQVLDIPVSKSIEPVRAKRHRHLPTVMTQEEVVTVLDQMQGTHSIMAKLLYGGGLRLMECIRLRVGDLDFERNRIYARAAKGGKDRLTLFPRSVQEELRTHLAGVKQLHEEDLVAGYGETYLPFALARKYPNATREFVWQYVFPGKKFSEDPRTGTTRRHHVLESGLQKAVKTAVARAGIEKRVSCHTFRHSFATHLLENGVNIREVQELMGHANVKTTKIYTHVMEKDLEDIRSPLDVVEE